TCCACGGCAAAGGCTCCCTGGTCTTCGCCAATGGGAACAGGTACGACGGCGGCTGGGAGGACGGCGTGCCCCGCGGCAACGGCACCTTCCGTTGGGCTGACGGCAGCCTCTACGTCGGCGTCTGGAGCAAGGACGACGCCGAGCACAAGGGGGTCTACTACCCCTCGCCGGCGGCGACGTCGCCCACCGCCAGGGACCCGCAGGAGGCCTTCGCCGCGGAGCTGCCGGAGTGCAGGATCTGCCCCGGCGAGACCGTCTCCATTCTCCCCTCGCAGAAGACTGTCAACTGGTCCGGCCTCGACCAGGCCGGCTCCAAGCCCCCGCTCCGCCCCCGGCGGCGGGCCTCCGTCGATGCCGCCGCCGGGCCGACGAGGCGGCCCAATGGGCGGACCAAGACCATCATTGGGGTGAACAGCAACGGGGAAGCGGAAAGGGGGTTCGAGAAGATTTGCATCTGGGAGTCGGATGGCGACATCACCTGTGACATTGTGGATGGGAGCTCGGTGGTGAGCGGCGGAGGCAGGGAGGAGGCGGATGATATGATGGCAGGGCGGCGATCGGTGGATGTGGATCCGAGGGTGTTCAGGACGCCGCCACCGCAGCAGGTTCGGTGGTCGCAGAAGATGCTGAGGAAGCAAGGGGAGACCATCTCCAAGGGGCACAAGAATTATGAGCTCATGCTCAATCTCCAGCTTGGAATCAGGTAATCCTTGTTGCCTTGGCTGCATTGTTGATGAACTGACATTGAAAGATGCTGAGACTAAAAATTCTAGTTATACAGATTGTTGACTCTCTGATGCAATGTTTTACTTTGTTGTCAATTATTCAAATCCATGTTGGTCTAATTTGGAAGCTGATCTGCTACTCTGTTGGAACAATTAGCAAGGGACATATggtaaataaaataagaaaaaaaacaacttGTTAGCGAACTAATGATTTTTATTTCCCTTGCATCTCCCTTCTTGTTCCATACGAGGAGAGAAACCTGAATTCCCCTTCTTTCTTAAGAACAAAAATCTAGGTAATGTAGTTCTTCCATGGCTGAAACAGAACCATTGCCGCCGCCAATGTTGAAAACATTACTTAATTCCAAGCCTTAACATTCTCGAAGAGGTTTCCTTCCCCTTGCTGTTGATCTTCAAATGTGACATCAAGTTCCTCTTGGACTTCTTATTTGAGCTAGTGTAGGCATTATGCTATTCCTCATGTTATCAGAAGTAACCAATTTGAAAAGAAGAATTCTATTAGCTTTTATTCCATGTCTAGAATGAGCCGACCTGGAATGCATTGTTGTTCCATAATGCTGGGCTTCATTTTAATTATACATGACGATCGCAGAGTATAGTAGCTATTATTGATATTACTTGGTTCGGTGCTCCTTCCTTCAATTCATAAATTACTGCAAGCTGAAGTTGTTAATATTAATTTTCTATCTTGATGAGAAAAAGAGGAAACTATTCTGACTCAAGTAGCTTCCTCTATTTAAGTGGCATTCTTGACCAGGATCATCTTAAGACAAAATAGAATACACATTGTGCTGCATTAGTGTCTTTTTTGAATCTGTGCAGAATGCTTTGCAGCTTTGTTAAATTATATGATGCCATTCATTAATTTTTGCTATCATAGCTGCTTGTGAAATGACTTTCCACTGTAATTATATTCTTGCCTTATTGGGCTCCATAATAATCATCAAACGTATTGCTCGGTATGGGGCGCAGGCATGCTGTAGGAAAACAAAGTATGGCTTCGTCTGATTTGAAAGCATCGGCCTTTGACCCAAAAGAAAAGGTATGGACAAAGTTTCCTCCCGAAGGATCAAAACATACACCTCCACACCAATCTTGTGAGTTCAGATGGAAGGATTACTGTCCATTGGTATTCAGGTTTGCCTATGATATGTATCTTTTCACCATGTATAAGTTATTTCTAATTGTGTTTAGGCTTGGTAATACATCACATTGCAATGAATGTCCAGGACACTCCGAAAACTGTTCAAGGTTGATGCAGCTGATTATATGATCTCTATCTGTGGAAATGATGCCCTTCGTGAACTCTCATCTCCCGGAAAGAGCGGAAGCTTTTTTTACCTGACCAATGATGACCGTTACATGATAAAGACAATGAAGAAATCTGAAGTTAAAGTGAGTTCTCAAGTGCTCTTTAAGTGCATTTTTTTAAAACTGAAACAAGGCTACTTTTCCTTGCTTGACCTTATGAATCAACAATCATTATACAGGTGCTTCTAAGGATGCTTCCAGCCTATTATAACCATGTCCGCAATTATGAGAATACTTTGGTGACCAAGTTCTTTGGTCTGCACTGTGTCAAGCTAACAGGAGCTACTCAAAAGAAGGTTAGACTAAGGGTGTGAGACTAGAGCCTGTAGATGTATAGCAATCTTTCCTCACCACGGTGTTTGCTTTAATGTTTTTGAAGTTGGTTATTTTCCCCTGTTATAGGTCCGCTTTGTTATAATGGGAAATCTGTTCTGTACTGAGTTTGCCGTCCATAGACGTTTCGACTTGAAAGGGTCTTCCCATGGTCGTACAACCACTAAGCCAGAGTCAGAAATCGATGAATACACTACTTTAAAGGACCTTGATCTTAACTTTATATTTCGATTGCAAGGATCTTTGTTCCAAGAATTTCAAAGGTAACTAAAGTTTAATTTGCTTTAACACCtcacaaataaaatattttgccTATCTGGGATCCTAGATCCTTTGAATTCCCCAAAGTTAATTTAGAGGTTGTACATTATGGTTTTTACAGGCACGTAGAGAAGGACTGTGAATTTCTCGAGGCGGAGAGAATCATGGATTACAGTCTTTTGGTGGGTGTCCATTTTAGGGGCCCCATAGAGATTCCTCCGGCTGAAGGTTGATTATAAAGCCCAGAAAGTTAACATTCTCAATTCTTGTGTAACTTTTCCTGGTTATGCAGCTGATAAATTCGATGTCTTTTGGGCAAAGGTCATGGTGATATTGGTAGCACAAAAGAAGCACCACCTCACCTTTCAAGAGCAGATATGGATCAGTTTCTCCATGATCCAGCAAGGTACTATTCAAAAACATGGCTATTTTCTTAATTAGTtgtttttttccctcttcagtTATTCTGATTGAAACTTAATGAATATTGTATATTGTACACTGTATAATATCCATATATTACAAGATAACTGGGGTCTAtgatatattaatttttgaGCGTTTAATTTTAGTACCATGTGGACTACAAGCAAATGAATAGCGGTTTCAGAGACATGACATAATGTGATTTACTAAGTGCCAAGTGTCAAGTGTTCTGCATTGTTCATAACCCTAGCCAACTGACATGGCTTATATAATTTGGCTAGGCTTTTATTAAGATGGTTGCATATGACTTTTTCCTCTtaaaaatgattaattaatatgACCGAGTTGGTTAAATCTTGTTTTTTAAAATCATTACCTTAACTTCTTTTGAAGGTTGCATTAAGGAAGTTTTATTGAAAACATTATAATCTGTTAGATCGATCAGATAGCGTCCATCACATGCGTTGTTTTATAGTTTCTGTGGTATGATATCTTGTTTTGTCTCCTTCTTACATTATGGAGTATATGTCAAAATTATATCTACTATCTAGAGTCCTGAACAAACTGGTCCACCGGCCTTGTTTTTCACATTCCAATCATATGCATGTTGTAGGTCGGCCACGAGCAGGCTAGGTGTGAATATGCCGGCTAGGGCTGAACTGACTGTTAGAAGGAATGACTGTGAACCCCAGCTGATTGGAGAACCCACAGGGGAGTTTTATGACGTAGTCTTGATCTTTGGCATCATAGACATACTCCAAGACTATGATATCAGCAAAAAACTTGAGCATGCATACAAGTCTATCCATTATGACCCAACCTCAATATCAGCTGTTGATCCAAAACAGTATGCAAAGCGCTTCCGTGATTTCATATTCAAAGCTTTTATAGAAGACACCTAGAATTTTTTAGCAGAAAAGTGCCGCCATCAGTACAACGAACTTCAGAACATCCCCATAGAAGTTGGTCAAGCTGAAGCCAAGATGTTTGGCTTCTCGGCATGTGTGTATTATTTCAGTGATTGCATTCAGAAAGATCAGCGCTTCAGGCATCATTGAAGCCACTCGAGATTGGCTCGTGGCTTGGGAAGTTGCATGACTGATAAACCAGTGCGGCTCTCTCCCTACGTAAATATGAACAGGGATGTATACATTCACTAAATATCTATCACTACAGTTAGTATTTTTATGTTTATTGAAGGTATAGACAGAAATTGTGACGAGGAGAGTGCAAGCCAATTCGGAACTGTAAATGATTTTACCTGAGGGCAATATGTATCAGATTTCATTCTTTCTGTAATCAGTTTTGTTTTTCTCAGAAACTCAGAAACTCGACAGGAATTTCTGGGATTTTTAGTATACTTTGTACAGGAGGACTCAAATTGAAATGACTCTCTGTCAACCATATCTTGTTTTTTTGCACTTATGAGGTAATACAAAAACATTGACATCAATGACTGGATTCTTATAATGTCAAAACTTAGAATACCATACAGGAGAACTGTTCTTGGATGCTCCATTCCTTCGATACCACTGACAGACGTTGATGGGGTCTTTTAGGCATGGCATAATGCAAGACAGCAATTGGCCCTAGCAAATTTGTGACGGGGACAATTTGCTGCAACGAGATAAAGAGAGCTGGTGCCTTGCATTTGGTGCTGGTGAGCATTTTCTGCAATGAAACAGTCATGGGAAGCAGCCAAATTTAAGCTGTCAGCTGTGTAGAACCCACCTGATATGGATTGATGAACAACATGATATGTGATTTAAATCTTTGCAGTGGCTCAGAAACTCAGAGTGCCTACTGTTGGAAACCACTTGGTAGGTCAGGGTGGCCCTCATGGTTGTCAACCTTTTGGATATGTTTCCAAATGTTGCAGTCTTGGCTTGATCTCTAGGTTGTGGTTGATTGAATCCCGTATCAGTGTGACAGAGACATCGTCCCCGCTTGCCGAATCTCTTGGACATGGTGGCCTACAGATAATTCCCAAGCCTGCACTCCCTCCGGATGATCCCCAAGTTTGCTGAGAAAGCCTTGCAAATCTCTACTATATCGTagatgtttgacagattgttaCATTTAACTGCCTTTAACCTTTCTTGGGGCACTTCGTAGATGTAAGTTTGTTGCTGCATGCACTCACCTTGATTAGGTTATTCGTTCTCTCTTTGTCGACAGAGTAGATGTAATATCAAGTTAAATATAATGTATATGTAATCCTTAATCTGTTGGGGGATCATAATTGTCCATTCTTCCTATCATGTGCTTAGAACATAGCAAGATTTGGCAGAATATAACACTCACATAGTTACAGAGGTCAGTAATTGACATATTAGCCATGTTTTCTAGCTTGATCAAATATTAATATAGGAGCTAGATGGTCATGCTCAATATTCTAACCATTAACATTGTGTCCCATGAAATCAAATTAGAGTTATAATTTCTTTTCTACAAGGTCTTAGGTAAGAGGTTGCCAGCCAGACTACTAGTAAAATCTCTTGTGCAAGTACCAGAAAACTAGAATCAAATTCCACTTAGCTTGGATTAAAGGGATGTAAGATAATTACTCAAATTTTATGCAGCCAAAGTCTGCATCGAAGTCTTGTCAACTCAAACAAAAGATATATCTTTAATAGCTTTTGTGctttaaaaaataatgataataaatAAAAGTTCTCTAAGCACTGCTCTAGTGGAGAAGTCTTCTCCCCACTGCTTGCAAGCAGGTGATGTCAAGAGGTTGTTATTGCTGGCCATGCATAAAAGCTGTGAACAGTACTGCCAATGGCCGGTGTAAAGGAAGCCATCCACAGTGaaacctcctcctccctcttttGATTAAATTCCAACTCTCTGCACAGAAGCAGTGGAAACCTAACACATTATAATTCAAAGAAGATTCTTGTCCAAAAGGTTATGTAAGACATACCATTTTTTATCATGTTAAGAGTATAATatatgttcaaataaatttaagCCCCAAATCCAGCCTGGAGAGTACTAACTGACCATAGGTCCATAATCTCAACAAGCTTCTGGTACCAAGAGAATCCTGAAGGATTCCTTGTGGGATACgatcttatatttttttatgatcagAATCGTTGGACCTGCAGAAAAGGAAGGATGATACCCAATAAAGTGATACCTGTCAGCGTTTGTTCTACTGTAGCAGCTTGGAGCAAGAACAGGCTTTTATAATTTTCCAAATTTCAGAACAGTGCATTGCTGCAGGCTATAAAAAATGGCTCTCTCTGTTCCTTCCCTTCTTTAATTTTGCTTTTGCTGAGGCACTACCCCTAGATGAGTTAGATTGCAGCAAGGATAGGGTCAGTTAGTAGCTAGATTGCAAAGAGGATAGTGTCCCTTGGACAATAATAAGACATGCTTCATGTCTCAAACCACAAGGTTTATAAAGCCTACAGGAAGGTAATTGTGGGAAGCTTGTGACTCGTAATGGAGGAAGCTTTATTATCTGATCACACCTTAAAAGATTGGATGTCATGTCACAAATGATCATATTGCTTTCGCATTCTTATAATTTTCTTGGTATTGTTGTGACCCCTCACTTTTAGACGTTCTTCGCCGGAGACATGATTTGAAGCCTTCCGATAACCCATTAGCTTCCGCTATCTTTGTGTGAGCAAATAAGACAAAGTAGAAAGAAGGTGGTGGAGGATGACTCACAGGCAATTGTCTCATGGATGCTTATCCACACTACTTCTTGTCGTCCTTGTTTGATGGTTCTTATGACGCTTGTGGTCGTCATTTTTGTTTTGGTGGATACGCATGGTCACGTAGATGGATGGCCAAGCTAGCCTTGGAGGTCTCATTTGTTCCAAGAAATTAGCCCCTATGATTGGTTGGCAAGCCATGAAATCTGAATACTTTCTACTTGGATTACAGTTTTCCTGATGTTTTTGCCAAGGAATATCATGGGATATAGCAAGCTTCTTGCAGCAATAGCTTATTTATCTAAGCTTAAAAGTGCCTTTCCATGTCATGATTATGTGGGCTAGGAATAGCCCGGCCAAACACCACACAAAATTCTTGAACCCAAAACCTCATCTTCTTAGCAGCAGGAGAAGTCTCGCATTTTGACAATGCGCAATTAGTAATGGTTCACAAGAGTACTCAAACTGAAATATAAGCTAACGAATGCGCAATTAAATGTGATGCGAAATCGTCTAAACTTAAGGTTAGCTGTTAGAAAattaaattgaaagaaaaaatgaatagaaaagagagagagacattGGTAAATTAATGTGTCATGCCAACTCTTGCATGCATGACATTAGTTTTATAATGCATACAAATCATCCATCCATCATCATGGAGTTAATGCTAATTGCCAAATGGCCTTTGAACTTGCAAGAAATTCGTGCTCTACAAAtatattttagagaaaaaaatgtCTGCTTAATTTTATGTTTACATTTGAGCTTGATGCCATATAAGATATGCGTAACAAGGACTCTGTGATGGTAATAAATCAAGTTGCATCTTTGCACTAAGTGCTTGCTTGGATCGTATTATCTCTTGCGCTCTGGGTAAAGCCACAAGGGGTCGATGGTTCTATCTGAGGGACATTGGACCTTTGCTTCCATCCTCAATTAGCTTTGGCTTGGTCTGCCCTCTAGCCTAGGTAAGATCCTTTATGAGTGACGACTCTCggccaaaaaaacaaaagcaaaggagaaaaaaaatcttggcACCTATTAGAGCAGAAAAGTGGCTGCGTCTCAGtgcaaggtattgtccgctttgggcacGTCGTGTGCTATCCTTGGGAGTCCGCGTAGGTACTAGCCCCTTGGGCGCATCGTGCGCTATCCTCACGATTTTGTCCAAAAGGCATCTTGCGAGGGAAGAGGTGAATCCTCCTTATAAGGCACAATTCTTTCCGCTATTCTTCCCATGTGGGACTAAAGTCCTGAGCTCTCCTCCGCCCCCCAACATTAGCCCCCTTAGTGGGAAGAATTCATGTGGGGAAGTTTCGAGggagccctccttctagcgccatctgttaAAGCGGAAAAGTGACTGCGTCCCAGcgcaaggtattgtccgctttgggcatGTCGTACGCCACTCTTGggggtccgcgtaggtactaGTCCTTTGGGCACGTCGTGCGCTACTCTCACAGTTTTGTCCAAAATGCGCCATGCGAGGGAAAAGGTGACCCCTTCTTATAAGGCACAATTCTTTCTGCTACTCTTTCGACGTGGGACTAAAGTCCCGAGCTCTCCTCCGCCCCCCAATAGCACCAATCCCTCACTGCCACATAGGATTGGTTGCGAAAAAAGGAGGTGATATGGAGCAATACTCATTTCTATAGGAATCGCCCAACTGGAACAATGAATGTTTTGGCCCATGGGCCAGCTGATTTGCCTCCTGCACATAATGTATGGCTCTGGGGTGATTTTGTTTTCAAGCCGAATTGTAAAATTACTTCAAGTCTCAAAGAGGATACCAACAGAAACAAATAAAACATGTTATATATTTCACCATGTGATGAAACAGTTTGTTCATGTTTAGGCTCTTCAATGATGCTCATGGGATCCTCTCTTCCttgtccttcttcctcttcttctatgatgatacaacccaggacctcatctaaaatggctagtcagaagatattatttaaatttcttaaCTCAAGTACTCAATATATATCTAGTGTATagtcgatgtggaactaaacgcACACCTGctcggatcctcacatactcctacCTCGTTTAAGCTCTGGCATCCTCGCAGGGTTAAAAGTCCAAACCCAtctaaatctaattacaagcacCGCGATCAGGCCGTGGTTAGTCTCCATGAACTCATGCTGCAATGTCCTCTAGTTCATATAGGCGATGGGCTGGATCCGCTCTAATATCATTTGCTATACTCAAAAAGACTAGTTGAACAGTGTTATTTGGGTTCTATGGCCCTGTACAAGTGCCCAAGATTTTTTCAATACATAGCCAAAGTGGGATTAAACACGCATCTGCTCGAGTCGTTAATCCCATTACAGTGGATCTTATATGACTGTTTCAGATGATCTCAAGCTATGCCAATGGTGTCCCCAAGTTCTTTACTATTTCATTAGACTAAACACGCCACCACTTCTTTTACATATCCGACATCCTCGCTCGTGCCACAGGAATTCTCTGCAAATACTTCGAGTTTCCCATCTTTGGCCTTTGCTTTCCTACATGGTTTTAAATTTCTATGGAATGCTCACTTTGGAGTACCATGGGAACTAGTTCTATCCAAACACATCCTAGTGGAAACAATACTAAGAAAAAGCACCAAATGATTTAATCATTAGATGTTAGATAATATATTGATACAGTAGTTTGATAGTTAGATTTATAGTCAATTTATTTTAGTTCATTATCTTGCATAATTAATTCATCACATTCAATATATTAATACAGTAGTTTGATAGTTGGATTTATAGCCAATTTATTTTAGTTCATTATGTTGCATAATTAAGTCATCACATTCAACACAACTAAATTCACCACCTTTCTCAGTTATGAGGACTTAACTTTATCTTTCTAGTTGTTTTTCcatttctcttttttattttttaaattattccgGACCTATTCAGAGTCTACTGATGAGGTGTACACATAACCAATCAGGAAAATATCATCAATAGTACAAGGAAAGGTCCCTTTATAGTAGCATTTTACTCATTCACTTGCTCTTATTCCTTCAGGGAATGGAAGTCTTCATAATTTTTCATGCTAAACAATATTCTCATGATTGCATTCGAATTAGTTATTAAACACTTATAGATCAACCTATTTATTGGATCCTCATTCATATGTTTAAGCCTAAGATGCCGAGTGTGTAATCAACAATCATAGCATAGATGCATTTTTATTATTACTAACTACATCAAGCATAGGTGATTATGTCCATCAACAAGTTAAGCCTAATCACACCATGCTCTCTGATGGTGGATACTTAATCAAAAGCACACAACAAACCCTTTTGAACCAACAAAAGGAGAGATAATATTGCTTCTTGTTAGAGTAAGTGGCTCATATTGAGCGGTGTTGCGGGGACGgtctttggccggagcctcacacaacagcatagcccatattaagctagcagagaaagaggactgcgttcctcccgaggtattgtccactttgggcgctccggcccgcgcgtccagcgcagacggggggagactggtgccctcacagttttgtcccacaaaagggccctcgagaggaaaggatttccacacA
Above is a genomic segment from Phoenix dactylifera cultivar Barhee BC4 unplaced genomic scaffold, palm_55x_up_171113_PBpolish2nd_filt_p 000026F, whole genome shotgun sequence containing:
- the LOC103716920 gene encoding phosphatidylinositol 4-phosphate 5-kinase 6 isoform X1; this translates as MFKDQVRAKAWESTVRKTQQQQQQPSGRRRGCIFTPMSVAPADDADGPPAPAGDDDDASEDDAPPSEEPCHAERLLPNGDFYTGQWSGGLPHGTGKYLWTDGCMYEGEWRHGKTTGRGKFSWPSGATYEGEFKAGFMDGFGTYTGSSGDTYRGCWSMNLKHGPGKKSYANGDYYDGDWRSGAQDGHGRYIWRNGTEYAGQWRAGLLHGKGSLVFANGNRYDGGWEDGVPRGNGTFRWADGSLYVGVWSKDDAEHKGVYYPSPAATSPTARDPQEAFAAELPECRICPGETVSILPSQKTVNWSGLDQAGSKPPLRPRRRASVDAAAGPTRRPNGRTKTIIGVNSNGEAERGFEKICIWESDGDITCDIVDGSSVVSGGGREEADDMMAGRRSVDVDPRVFRTPPPQQVRWSQKMLRKQGETISKGHKNYELMLNLQLGIRHAVGKQSMASSDLKASAFDPKEKVWTKFPPEGSKHTPPHQSCEFRWKDYCPLVFRTLRKLFKVDAADYMISICGNDALRELSSPGKSGSFFYLTNDDRYMIKTMKKSEVKVLLRMLPAYYNHVRNYENTLVTKFFGLHCVKLTGATQKKVRLRVRFVIMGNLFCTEFAVHRRFDLKGSSHGRTTTKPESEIDEYTTLKDLDLNFIFRLQGSLFQEFQRHVEKDCEFLEAERIMDYSLLVGVHFRGPIEIPPAEGHGDIGSTKEAPPHLSRADMDQFLHDPARSATSRLGVNMPARAELTVRRNDCEPQLIGEPTGEFYDVVLIFGIIDILQDYDISKKLEHAYKSIHYDPTSISAVDPKQYAKRFRDFIFKAFIEDT
- the LOC103716920 gene encoding phosphatidylinositol 4-phosphate 5-kinase 6 isoform X2, with product MFKDQVRAKAWESTVRKTQQQQQQPSGRRRGCIFTPMSVAPADDADGPPAPAGDDDDASEDDAPPSEEPCHAERLLPNGDFYTGQWSGGLPHGTGKYLWTDGCMYEGEWRHGKTTGRGKFSWPSGATYEGEFKAGFMDGFGTYTGSSGDTYRGCWSMNLKHGPGKKSYANGDYYDGDWRSGAQDGHGRYIWRNGTEYAGQWRAGLLHGKGSLVFANGNRYDGGWEDGVPRGNGTFRWADGSLYVGVWSKDDAEHKGVYYPSPAATSPTARDPQEAFAAELPECRICPGETVSILPSQKTVNWSGLDQAGSKPPLRPRRRASVDAAAGPTRRPNGRTKTIIGVNSNGEAERGFEKICIWESDGDITCDIVDGSSVVSGGGREEADDMMAGRRSVDVDPRVFRTPPPQQVRWSQKMLRKQGETISKGHKNYELMLNLQLGIRHAVGKQSMASSDLKASAFDPKEKVWTKFPPEGSKHTPPHQSCEFRWKDYCPLVFRTLRKLFKVDAADYMISICGNDALRELSSPGKSGSFFYLTNDDRYMIKTMKKSEVKVLLRMLPAYYNHVRNYENTLVTKFFGLHCVKLTGATQKKVRFVIMGNLFCTEFAVHRRFDLKGSSHGRTTTKPESEIDEYTTLKDLDLNFIFRLQGSLFQEFQRHVEKDCEFLEAERIMDYSLLVGVHFRGPIEIPPAEGHGDIGSTKEAPPHLSRADMDQFLHDPARSATSRLGVNMPARAELTVRRNDCEPQLIGEPTGEFYDVVLIFGIIDILQDYDISKKLEHAYKSIHYDPTSISAVDPKQYAKRFRDFIFKAFIEDT